One genomic segment of Pyruvatibacter mobilis includes these proteins:
- a CDS encoding TetR/AcrR family transcriptional regulator, which translates to MPMPTLSDQELVETRRDYAAAALALYREGGVRAVTMRAVADRLSVSHTLVYRYFSSKSGLLASARALCFDALRETICDAVTATRGNAEAKLVALIQADVAWTLSNLADYRLMFMVEHDPVATAPDFDAARQRLGETCIEVISAYLAEAGRDDDPAMLCNLGWAGIHGVVMLEDAGHLTGEASAECMLQPMLQSVYRMKIPLKPVFARVSAASGQDISKNQSTDNKTARATPARTGQAKATKANGAATGRRKQDGPKAQGAPPRRRGISGRRRSAADL; encoded by the coding sequence ATGCCGATGCCGACCCTGTCAGATCAAGAGCTTGTGGAAACCCGCCGCGACTACGCGGCGGCAGCACTGGCGCTGTATCGCGAGGGCGGTGTGCGCGCCGTCACCATGCGCGCGGTGGCTGATCGCCTGTCGGTCAGCCACACGCTGGTCTACCGCTATTTCAGCAGCAAGAGCGGCCTGCTCGCCTCAGCCCGCGCCCTGTGCTTCGACGCCCTGCGTGAGACGATCTGCGACGCCGTCACCGCCACAAGAGGCAATGCGGAAGCAAAGCTCGTCGCCCTCATTCAGGCTGACGTCGCCTGGACCCTGTCCAACCTCGCCGATTACCGCCTGATGTTCATGGTGGAGCATGACCCGGTCGCCACGGCCCCGGATTTCGATGCCGCCCGCCAGCGCCTGGGCGAAACCTGCATCGAGGTCATCTCCGCCTATCTGGCAGAGGCGGGCCGGGACGATGACCCCGCCATGCTGTGCAATCTCGGCTGGGCCGGTATCCACGGTGTCGTCATGCTGGAGGATGCAGGCCACCTGACCGGTGAAGCCTCGGCGGAATGCATGCTGCAGCCCATGCTGCAAAGCGTCTACCGCATGAAGATCCCGTTGAAGCCCGTCTTCGCGCGCGTCAGCGCTGCATCCGGGCAAGACATTTCAAAAAATCAGTCCACGGACAACAAGACCGCCCGCGCAACACCGGCGAGAACCGGTCAGGCGAAAGCCACAAAGGCAAACGGGGCGGCAACAGGCAGGAGAAAACAGGATGGCCCAAAAGCTCAAGGAGCACCGCCCCGTCGGCGAGGAATTTCTGGCAGGCGCCGCAGCGCCGCTGACCTATGA
- a CDS encoding SRPBCC family protein: MAQKLKEHRPVGEEFLAGAAAPLTYDLNVPARAVWAAMVDGPAWSEWLPISRVTWTSPQPFGIGTTRTVEIDRMEVQETFFAWDEGRRMAFRFDRSSFPVRAAVEDYRVIDRGEHCTFEWRGRVDGVFPIGWLLGTQLRKGIRKGLPKLERLIRDNPQRFGL; this comes from the coding sequence ATGGCCCAAAAGCTCAAGGAGCACCGCCCCGTCGGCGAGGAATTTCTGGCAGGCGCCGCAGCGCCGCTGACCTATGATCTGAACGTGCCCGCCCGCGCGGTCTGGGCCGCCATGGTGGATGGTCCCGCCTGGAGCGAGTGGCTGCCCATCAGCCGCGTCACCTGGACGAGCCCGCAGCCCTTCGGCATCGGCACCACCCGCACCGTCGAGATCGACCGCATGGAAGTGCAGGAGACCTTCTTCGCCTGGGACGAGGGCCGCCGCATGGCCTTCCGCTTCGACCGCTCCTCCTTCCCCGTGCGCGCCGCGGTGGAAGATTACCGGGTCATCGACCGGGGCGAGCACTGCACCTTCGAGTGGCGCGGCCGGGTCGATGGCGTCTTTCCCATCGGCTGGCTGCTCGGCACCCAGCTGCGCAAGGGCATCCGCAAGGGCCTGCCCAAGCTCGAACGCCTGATCCGCGACAACCCACAGCGCTTCGGCCTCTAG
- a CDS encoding SDR family NAD(P)-dependent oxidoreductase — translation MSDLDFSGKTVLVVGGSSGIGNGIAHAFRDRGAEVHVWGTRPSAADYAGEEGSDLDGLHYACMDMTDFDALDAYVPPFASLDVLVLCQGTVQYGRKEFERDGWNHVMDVNINSVMHASTKFHPLLARSKGSLIIVSSIVAFGTAIGNPAYAASKTGAVGLCRTLGAAWAGEGIRVNGIAPGLVDTKLTKVTTENEKRREGALRAIPARRMGTPEDMAGAALFLASPLAAYVNGQTLAVDGGMSLG, via the coding sequence ATGAGCGACCTGGATTTCAGCGGCAAGACGGTGCTGGTGGTCGGCGGATCAAGCGGCATCGGCAATGGCATCGCCCATGCCTTCCGGGACCGGGGCGCCGAGGTGCATGTGTGGGGCACCCGCCCCAGCGCCGCCGATTATGCGGGCGAGGAGGGCTCTGATCTCGACGGTCTGCACTATGCCTGCATGGACATGACCGATTTCGATGCGCTCGACGCCTATGTGCCGCCCTTCGCCTCGCTTGATGTACTGGTCCTGTGCCAGGGCACGGTCCAGTACGGCCGCAAGGAGTTTGAGCGCGACGGCTGGAACCACGTGATGGATGTGAACATCAATTCGGTGATGCACGCCTCCACCAAGTTCCATCCGCTGCTGGCCAGGAGCAAGGGTTCGCTCATCATTGTCAGCTCCATCGTTGCTTTCGGCACCGCCATTGGCAATCCGGCCTATGCGGCGTCCAAGACCGGCGCCGTCGGCCTGTGCCGCACCCTCGGCGCGGCCTGGGCGGGAGAAGGCATCCGCGTCAACGGCATCGCGCCGGGTCTTGTGGATACCAAGCTCACCAAGGTGACGACGGAAAACGAAAAGCGCCGCGAGGGCGCGCTGCGCGCCATTCCCGCCCGCCGCATGGGCACGCCGGAAGACATGGCCGGTGCCGCCCTGTTCCTCGCGTCCCCCCTTGCCGCCTATGTCAACGGCCAGACCCTTGCCGTCGATGGCGGCATGAGCCTCGGCTAG